The Methanocaldococcus jannaschii DSM 2661 genome has a segment encoding these proteins:
- the tsaA gene encoding tRNA (N6-threonylcarbamoyladenosine(37)-N6)-methyltransferase TrmO has product MYYLKPIGVVEQNENYTVLNIFDEFVEGLDGLKEGDYIIVLVWFHKNDSEEKRKILKVHPRGDINNPLKGVFATRSPYRPNPIGKYTVKIHKIYRNKIFIDKIDAYNETPIIDIKIFSEKLDCPKI; this is encoded by the coding sequence ATGTATTATTTAAAACCCATTGGAGTTGTAGAGCAAAATGAGAACTATACAGTCCTAAATATATTTGATGAGTTTGTAGAGGGGTTAGATGGTTTAAAGGAGGGAGATTACATTATTGTTTTGGTTTGGTTTCATAAAAACGACAGTGAAGAAAAACGAAAAATTTTAAAGGTTCATCCAAGAGGGGATATAAATAACCCATTAAAAGGAGTTTTTGCTACCCGTTCTCCCTACAGACCAAACCCTATTGGAAAATACACTGTAAAAATACATAAAATTTATAGAAATAAAATTTTCATTGACAAAATTGACGCTTACAATGAAACACCAATAATTGATATAAAAATATTTTCAGAAAAGTTGGATTGTCCAAAGATATAA
- a CDS encoding TatD family hydrolase, translating to MRDVKYVDAHCHIEDKAFNKNRDEVIERAKKEDVIIVTSGASLGGCLRALELRKKYNIYLTLGYHPSRVKADDKVIEKVYNLIKNNEYEILAIGEIGMDIKDENYKRQEEIFKKFLSLAEELNKPIVVHARGFERKIFDIAKDKVDIMFHCYSGDVELAKEIGKEGHLISISTLVCFSEHHKKLVESLDLEYLTTETDSPYLSPIKGTKNEPKNVKLVIEEIAKIKEMEVEEVKDVIYKNTCKFFKRRL from the coding sequence TTGAGAGATGTGAAATATGTTGATGCTCACTGCCATATAGAAGATAAAGCATTCAACAAAAACAGAGATGAGGTCATTGAGAGGGCTAAGAAAGAAGACGTTATAATAGTAACAAGTGGAGCAAGCTTAGGAGGTTGTTTGAGAGCTTTAGAGCTTAGAAAGAAATATAATATTTATCTAACCCTTGGCTATCATCCTTCGAGAGTTAAAGCAGATGATAAAGTTATAGAGAAGGTTTATAACCTAATTAAAAATAATGAGTATGAGATTTTGGCTATTGGAGAGATTGGAATGGACATCAAAGATGAAAACTATAAGAGGCAAGAAGAAATATTTAAAAAATTTTTGTCCTTAGCTGAAGAGCTTAACAAACCAATAGTTGTTCATGCAAGAGGATTTGAGAGAAAGATATTTGATATAGCCAAAGATAAAGTTGATATTATGTTCCATTGCTATAGTGGCGATGTAGAGTTAGCTAAGGAGATTGGAAAAGAAGGGCATTTAATATCAATTTCAACATTGGTGTGCTTTTCAGAACATCATAAAAAACTTGTTGAAAGCTTAGATTTAGAGTATTTAACTACTGAGACTGACAGCCCTTATCTATCTCCAATCAAAGGAACTAAAAATGAACCAAAGAATGTTAAATTGGTTATTGAGGAGATAGCAAAGATTAAAGAGATGGAAGTTGAAGAGGTAAAAGATGTCATTTACAAAAACACATGTAAATTCTTTAAGAGGAGATTGTAA